One Lacipirellulaceae bacterium DNA window includes the following coding sequences:
- a CDS encoding LamG-like jellyroll fold domain-containing protein yields the protein MHCRTFACQALGALAICLFVGLAADAQTLISHYEFEGNTDNSVAGQPTGTIVDFNPGNPASGLGAGAVGSGGLNLNFGDYMGITTAGEPNEAVLHDMTIAMWIKTAPGLTDGELGNIQILGTLNDVDSTALLLGTNGVGNLQLFPRVSTGGFNRPRLEPGGDVFALERSWADGEWHHIAISMTNGATNGDAVGQWYINGQPIDTGLSGGGGGIDTSLTFSPWEFELIIGGRNNRGAPDSFLPGGMMLDDIRVYSGALSASQVAALVPEPTSLFMLLTSSVGLLGVYRRKN from the coding sequence ATGCATTGCAGAACCTTTGCCTGCCAGGCGTTAGGGGCCTTGGCTATCTGTTTGTTTGTCGGTCTTGCTGCCGATGCCCAGACGCTTATCTCGCACTACGAATTTGAAGGAAACACCGATAACTCCGTGGCGGGGCAGCCGACAGGAACGATTGTCGACTTCAATCCCGGCAATCCGGCCTCCGGGCTAGGCGCTGGTGCCGTCGGTTCTGGCGGGCTGAATCTGAATTTCGGCGACTACATGGGAATCACGACAGCAGGCGAGCCCAACGAGGCCGTCTTGCACGACATGACCATTGCCATGTGGATTAAGACGGCCCCCGGATTGACTGACGGAGAACTCGGCAATATCCAGATCTTGGGGACTTTGAACGACGTCGATTCAACAGCGCTGCTCTTGGGGACCAACGGTGTTGGCAATTTACAGTTGTTCCCGCGTGTCTCTACCGGCGGATTCAATCGACCTCGGCTCGAACCGGGTGGAGATGTCTTCGCGCTAGAGAGAAGCTGGGCAGACGGCGAGTGGCATCACATTGCCATCTCCATGACCAACGGGGCGACCAATGGCGATGCCGTGGGCCAGTGGTATATCAACGGGCAGCCGATTGATACCGGACTAAGCGGTGGAGGTGGAGGTATCGATACCAGCCTCACGTTTAGTCCTTGGGAATTCGAACTGATCATTGGCGGAAGAAACAACCGAGGCGCTCCCGACTCCTTCCTACCCGGCGGCATGATGCTCGATGATATCCGTGTTTACAGCGGGGCTCTTTCTGCCTCGCAAGTCGCGGCGTTGGTTCCCGAGCCCACAAGCCTCTTCATGCTGTTGACGAGCAGCGTTGGCTTACTTGGAGTTTATCGTCGCAAGAATTAG
- a CDS encoding sigma-70 family RNA polymerase sigma factor, whose protein sequence is MDNSTCDSGVNDEFIRNLTSCQNRLYVYILSLMPDPEGARDLLQETNLVLWRKAKDFQPGTSFEAWACKIAYYEVLTERRKRGRDRHMFSEAVVSLLASEAEPKLAQLDERSLALDECLGQLHPRQRQQLLERYSPGGSVKALAEATGTTQGAVATTLYRIRNLLSDCIKSKLSRGTV, encoded by the coding sequence ATGGACAATTCGACTTGTGACAGCGGAGTGAATGACGAATTCATTCGCAACCTCACGAGTTGCCAAAACAGACTGTATGTCTACATCCTGTCGCTCATGCCCGATCCCGAAGGAGCTCGTGACCTACTTCAAGAGACTAATCTCGTCTTGTGGCGTAAGGCGAAAGACTTTCAGCCGGGCACGAGCTTCGAAGCTTGGGCTTGCAAAATTGCCTACTACGAGGTTCTCACGGAGCGTCGTAAGCGAGGACGTGATCGACACATGTTCAGTGAGGCAGTGGTTTCGCTATTGGCCTCCGAGGCAGAGCCAAAATTAGCTCAGCTTGATGAACGATCGTTAGCCTTGGATGAATGCTTGGGGCAGCTTCATCCCAGGCAGCGACAGCAGTTGCTAGAGCGTTATAGCCCAGGCGGTTCTGTCAAAGCATTGGCAGAGGCGACGGGTACCACACAAGGAGCTGTAGCAACGACGCTTTATCGTATCCGTAATTTGTTGTCCGACTGTATCAAGTCGAAGCTTTCGAGAGGAACCGTCTGA